Genomic DNA from Salvia miltiorrhiza cultivar Shanhuang (shh) chromosome 1, IMPLAD_Smil_shh, whole genome shotgun sequence:
CTTCTTTTGACTCTCTGTTGTTTCTTCACTCATCAGAGAAAACTCTCTCTTGATACACACGAAAAGTAATAATATGGAATGAGAGAAAAGATAACAGGAAAAGAATAAAGCAGCAACAGTCTTGCAGCTCTAACTAACTCCCTATGCAAGATTTGCAAATAAGTCCCTAAACATTTTGCTAATGATGCAGACACCCCTCTCTACATATATGAAGCTTCATCATTTTGAACATCGAATTATCTTTTAATCATAATGTAAAAGAAAATTCATAAACACTTTATGATGTTTCTTCAACATTGAAAACACACAGAACTAACAAAGGATTTCAAACCAAAAACTGACAGAAAtacacaaacaaaacaaaaactatAATAGAACCATAATACACAAAACTTTCAACATGGAATTTTCCAAATTTCCAAACCTCAAAAGCTATAAAAAAACTACtagatccaaaaaaaaaaaaaggtgcaacataaaatattttcttgatTTGGTATAAATCAACTCTGTTCCACAATGATCCAAACCTTCTGTCCCAAGGCACAGTAGTTAGACACATTGCATACGTAATAAGACACCCCTTCGAGGGGCAGAGGGATCGTTGCCGGGCCGTCGTAGGCGGCGTTGTACGGCTCGTCTCCGGTGCACCGGTCGAACTCGCCCCTCGACACTTGAAGCACGTTGTAGAGCCCCGAATCGAAGTCGAAATCTGCAGATATATGTATTGTGAGAGTTTGTTTGATTTGGTGAAGAAAATTTGGAAATGGAAGAAGGTAGTTAAGTTAGTTAAGTTAGTTACAGAGAGTATCTCCGGTGTGGAAGGTGTAGGAAGAAGACCAGTTTTTGTAGAAGTTAATGGTGGGAGGGATTGACCAGATTGAATCTCCAACTCTATGCTGCAAAGCCTCTGAACTCCATAAGAGTAGTGCTGCAATTAACATCATCGTTGCAGCCATTgctagtgagagagagagagagagagagagagagagagaggttttgTGAAAAAACTGAAATGGTGGTTATCAATTACACGTTTGGGAAGTTTTTATCTTAATTTCGTGTTAATGGTAGTTTACCATTTGACgactttttaataaataaataaataaaaacttaacttTCGTTTATTTGGGGGTAAAAAAAGGGGTTATGgccaaaaaaatacatgaactttgaaaaaagttgtaattttcacctgaacttttaattaagcctcaaaatacatgaagttatatttttgttgcaattttcacttaagtttgactttcaacgaaattataGCTTAATTTACAGTCGAAAATTCACCTGATGTTGATCCAACTTCTAatgatgatgagtatttagAAGATCAGAGGTCTAAgaagacaaaaattaatatatttgacttaatttcgattgtcaattaaactctaatttcgttgaaagtcaaacttatgtgaaaattacaacaaaaatataaattcatgtattttggggcttaattgaaagttgaggtgaaaattgcaatttttttcaaagttcatgtattttttggccataacccaaaaaaaaaaacattgttatttttactttttcttctGTTAACGTGAGATCCTTTATCCCACTTTTGGTGTTTGACTCGTTGtctcacttttaatttttaatttttgtgtatTAAACAAAAAACTATACAAATGTTAAGATAAAGTCTTAATTGCAACGATTTGAAAGTACTTgttaaatttacaaattcaatGAAAAGTGatacattattatttttattttttttggactttGGGAAAGGAGGGTGGTGGAGTTTAAACCCTAGACCTCACTGTTCGTAAACAAAAGTTCACACCACTCAGTGTCCCATTAGGGACAAGGGATGCATTATTTGACAATTAGCCTtctaagaaaaaaataagagttatcaaagatcatataaaaaaaaacaaaaaaaaaaaatcgtcaaAATTATGCCAATAAACTACCATTAACCTAACtttgataaaatatttcaatacAAGATAGATCTCCAAACTCGAGCCACAATATTTCctgttttatttcatcaataCACATCGCTCCTTCCAACACACAATACAACACtatccaaaaaaagaaaagaaaaaagaatttataCAAATGTGATATTGAATTAGAAGACttattctgaagactgaagaagaacCTGAAGAGGTCGCACCGAAACTGAAGACTGGAGCAGCGGCACCACCAGTTGAAGAAGGGGCACTGCTGAAGACCGAAGAAGAACCTGAAGAGGTCGGACCGAAACTGAAGACACCAGTTGAAGAAGGGGCACTGCTGAAGACAGAAGAAGAACCTGAAGAGGTCGCACCGAAACTGAAGACACCAGTTGAAGAAGGGGCactgctgaagactgaagaagaacCTGAAGTGGTCGTACCGAAACTGAAGACACCAGTTGAAGAAGGGGCactgctgaagactgaagaagaacCCGAAGAGGTCGTAGGGAAACTGAAGACACCAGTTGAAGAAGGGGCactgctgaagactgaagaagaacCTGAAGAGGTCGTACCGAAACCGAAGACACCAGTTGAAGAAGGGGCACTGCTGAAGACTAAAGAAGAACCTGAAGAGGTCGTACCAGTTGAAGAAGGGGCactgctgaagactgaagaagaacCTGAAGAGGTCGTACCGAAACCGAAGACACCAGTTGAAGAAGGGGCactgctgaagactgaagaagaacCTGAAGTGGTCGTACCGAAACTGAAGACACCAGTTGAAGAAGGGGCactgctgaagactgaagaagaacCCGAAGAGGTCGTAGGGAAACTGAAGACACCAGTTGAAGAAGGGGCactgctgaagactgaagaagaacCTGAAGAGGTCGTACCGAAACCGAAGAAACCAGTTGAAGAAGGGGCACTGCTGAAGACTAAAGAAGAACCTGAAGAGGTCGTACCAGTTGAAGAAGGGGCactgctgaagactgaagaagaacCTGAAGAGGTCGTACCGAAACCGAAGACACCAGTTGAAGAAGGGGCACTGCTGAAGACTAAAGAAGAACCTGAAGAGGTCGTAGGGAAACTGAAGACACCAGTTGAAGAAGGGGCactgctgaagactgaagaagaacCTGAAGAGGTCGTACCAAAACCGAAGACACCAGTTGAAGAAGGGGCactgctgaagactgaagaagaacctgaagaggtcgtaccagttgaagaaggggcactgctgaagactgaagaagaacCTGAAGAGGTCGTACCGAAACCAAAGACAACAGTTGAAGAAGGGGGCactgctgaagactgaagaagaacCTGAAGAGGTCGTACCGAAACCGAAGAAACCAGTTGAAGAAGGGGCactgctgaagactgaagaagaacCTGAAGAGGTCGCACCGAAACTGAAGACACCAGTTGAAGAAGGGGCactgctgaagactgaagaagaacCTGAAGTGGTCGTACCGAAACCGAAGACACCAGTTGAAGAAGGGGCactgctgaagactgaagaagaacctgaagaggtcgtaccagttgaagaaggggcactgctgaagactgaagaagaacCTGAAGAGGTCGTACCGAAACCGAAGACACCAGTTGAAGAAGGAGCactgctgaagactgaagaacctGAAGAGGTCGTAGGGAAAATGAAGACACCAGTTGAAGAAGGGGCactgctgaagactgaagaagaacCTGAAGAGGTCGTACCGAAACCGAAGACACCAGTTGAAGAAGGGGCactgctgaagactgaagaagaacCTGAAGAGGTCGTACCGAAACCGAAGACACCAGTTGAAGAAGGGGCactgctgaagactgaagaagaacctgaagaggtcgtaccagttgaagaaggggcactgctgaagactgaagaagaacCTGAAGAGGTCGTACCGAAACCGAAGACACCAGTTGAAGAAGGAGCactgctgaagactgaagaacctGAAGAGGTCGTAGGGAAACTGAAGACACCAGTTGAAGAAGGGGCactgctgaagactgaagaagaacCTGAAGAGGTCGTACCGAAACCGAAGACACTAGTTGAAGAAGGGGCactgctgaagactgaagaagaacctgaagaggtcgtaccagttgaagaaggggcactgctgaagactgaagaagaacCTGAAGAGGTCGTACCGAAACCGAAGACACCAGTTGAAGAAGGAGCactgctgaagactgaagaacctGAAGAGGTCGTAGGGAAACTGAAGACACCAGTTGAAGAAGGGGCactgctgaagactgaagaagaacCTGAAGAGGTCGTACCAAAATCGAAGACACCAGTTGAAGAAGGGGCactgctgaagactgaagaagaacCTGAAGAGGTCGTACCAAAACCGAAGACACCAGTTGAAGAAGGGGCactgctgaagactgaagaagaacctgaagaggtcgtaccagttgaagaaggggcactgctgaagactgaagaagaacCTGAAGAGGTCGTACCGAAACCAAAGACACCAGTTGAAGAAGGGGCactgctgaagactgaagaagaacCAGAAGAGGTCGTACCGAAACCGAAGAAACCAGTTGAAGAAGGGGCactgctgaagactgaagaagaacCTGAAGAGGTCGCACCGAAACTGAAGACACCAGTTGAAGAAGGGGCactgctgaagactgaagaagaacCTGAAGTAGTCGTACCGAAACCGAAGACACCAGTTGAAGAAGGGGCactgctgaagactgaagaagaacctgaagaggtcgtaccagttgaagaaggggcactgctgaagactgaagaagaacCTGAAGAGGTCGTACCGAAACCGAAGACACCAGTTGAAGAAGGAGCactgctgaagactgaagaacctGAAGAGGTCGTAGGGAAACTGAAGACACCAGTTGAAGAAGGGGCActactgaagactgaagaagaacCTGAAGAGGTCGTACCGAAACCGAAGACACCAGTTGATGAAGGGGCactgctgaagactgaagaagaacctgaagaggtcgcaccagttgaagaaggggcactgctgaagactgaagaagaacCTGAAGAGGTCGTACCGAAACCGAAGACACCAGTTGAAGAAGGGGCACTGCTGAAGACTAAAGAAGAACCTGAAGAGGTCGTACCAGTTGAAGAAGGGGCactgctgaagactgaagaagaacCTGAAGAGGTCGTACCGAAACCGAAGACACCAGTTGAAGAAGGAGCactgctgaagactgaagaacctGAAGAGGTCGTAGGGAAACTGAAGACACCAGTTGAAGAAGGGGCactgctgaagactgaagaagaacCTGAAGAGGTCGTACCGAAACCGAAGACACCAGTTGAAGAAGGAGCactgctgaagactgaagaacctGAAGAGGTCGTAGGGAAACTGAAGACACCAGTTGAAGAAGGGGCactgctgaagactgaagaagaacCTGAAGAGGTCGTACCGAAACCGAAGACACTAGTTGAAGAAGGGGCactgctgaagactgaagaagaacctgaagaggtcgtaccagttgaagaaggggcactgctgaagactgaagaagaacCTGAAGAGGTCGTACCGAAACCGAAGACACCAGTTGAAGAAGGAGCactgctgaagactgaagaacctGAAGAGGTCGTAGGGAAACTGAAGACACCAGTTGAAGAAGGGGCactgctgaagactgaagaagaacCTGAAGAGGTCGTACCAAAACCGAAGACACCAGTTGAAGAAGGGGCactgctgaagactgaagaagaacctgaagaggtcgtaccagttgaagaaggggcactgctgaagactgaagaagaacCTGAAGAGGTCGTACCGAAACCAAAGACACCAGTTGAAGAAGGGGCactgctgaagactgaagaagaacCTGAAGAGGTCGTACCGAAACCGAAGAAACCAGTTGAAGAAGGGGCactgctgaagactgaagaagaacCTGAAGAGGTCGCACCGAAACTGAAGACACCAGTTGAAGAAGGGGCactgctgaagactgaagaagaacCTGAAGTGGTCGTACCGAAACCGAAGACACCAGTTGAAGAAGGGGCactgctgaagactgaagaagaacctgaagaggtcgtaccagttgaagaaggggcactgctgaagactgaagaagaacCTGAAGAGGTCGTACCGAAACCAAAGACACCAGTTGAAGAAGGGGCactgctgaagactgaagaagaacCTGAAGAGGTCGTACCGAAACCGAAGAAACCAGTTGAAGAAGGGGCactgctgaagactgaagaagaacCTGAAGAGGTCGCACCGAAACTGAAGACACCAGTTGAAGAAGGGGCactgctgaagactgaagaagaacCTGAAGTGGTCGTACCGAAACCGAAGACACCAGTTGAAGAAGGGGCactgctgaagactgaagaagaacCTGAAGAGGTCGTACCGAAACCGAAGAAACCAGTTGAAGAAGGGGCactgctgaagactgaagaagaacCTGAAGAGGTCGCACCGAAACTGAAGACACCAGTTGAAGAAGGGGCactgctgaagactgaagaagaacCTGAAGAGGTCGTACCAAAACCGAAGACACCAGTTGAAGAAGGGGCactgctgaagactgaagaagaacctgaagaggtcgtaccagttgaagaaggggcactgctgaagactgaagaagaacCTGAAGAGGTCGTACCGAAACCAAAGACACCAGTTGAAGAAGGGGCactgctgaagactgaagaagaacCTGAAGAGGTCGTACCGAAACCGAAGAAACCAGTTGAAGAAGGGGCACtgatgaagactgaagaagaacCTGAAGAGGTCGCACCGAAACTGAAGACACCAGTTGAAGAAGGGGCAttgctgaagactgaagaagaacCTGAAGTGGTCGTACCGAAACCGAAGACACCAGTTGAAGAAGGGGCactgctgaagactgaagaagaacctgaagaggtcgtaccagttgaagaaggggcactgctgaagactgaagaagaacCTGAAGAGGTCGTACTGAAACCGAAGACACCAGTTGAAGAAGGAGCactgctgaagactgaagaacctGAAGAGGTCGTAGGGAAACTGAAGACACCAGTTGAAGAAGGGGCActactgaagactgaagaagaacCTGAAGAGGTCGTACCGAAACCGAAGACACCAGTTGATGAAGGGGCactgctgaagactgaagaagaacctgaagaggtcgcaccagttgaagaaggggcactgctgaagactgaagaagaacCTGAAGAGGTCGTACCGAAACCGAAGACACCAGTTGAAGAAGGGGCACTGCTGAAGACTAAAGAAGAACCTGAAGAGGTCGTACCAGTTGAAGAAGGGGCactgctgaagactgaagaagaacCTGAAGAGGTCGTACCGAAACCGAAGACACCAGTTGAAGAAGGAGCactgctgaagactgaagaacctGAAGAGGTCGTAGGGAAACTGAAGACACCAGTTGAAGAAGGGGCactgctgaagactgaagaagaacCTGAAGAGGTCGTACCGAAACCGAAGACACCAGTTGAAGAAGGGGCactgctgaagactgaagaagaacctgaagaggtcgtaccagttgaagaaggggcactgctgaagactgaagaagaacCTGAAGAGGTCATACCGAAACCGAAGACACCAGTTGAAGAAGGGGCactgctgaagactgaagaagaacctgaagaggtcgtaccagttgaagaaggggcactgctgaagactgaagaagaacCTGAAGAGGTCGTACCGAAACCGAAGACACCAGTTGAAGAAGGAGCactgctgaagactgaagaacctGAAGAGGTCGTAGGGAAACTGAAGACACCAGTTGAAGAAGGGGCactgctgaagactgaagaagaacCTGAAGAGGTCGTACCGAAACCGAAGACACCAGTTGAAGAAGGGGCactgctgaagactgaagaagaacctgaagaggtcgtaccagttgaagaaggggcactgctgaagactgaagaagaacCTGAAGAGGTCGTACCGAAACCGAAGACACCAGTTGAAGAAGGAGCactgctgaagactgaagaacctGAAGAGGTCGTAGGGAAACTGAAGACACCAGTTGAAGAAGGGGCactgctgaagactgaagaagaacCTGAAGAGGTCGTACCAAAACCGAAGACACCAGTTGAAGAAGGGGCactgctgaagactgaagaagaacCTGAAGAGGTCGTACCAAAACCGAAGACACCAGTTGAAGAAGGGGCactgctgaagactgaagaacctgaagaggtcgtaccagttgaagaaggggcactgctgaagactgaagaagaacCTGAAGAGGTCGTACCGAAACCAAAGACACCAGTTGAAGAAGGGGCactgctgaagactgaagaaggaCCTGAAGAGGTCGTACCGAAACCGAAGACACCAGTTGAAGAAGGGGCactgctgaagactgaagaagaacCTGAAGAGGTCGCACCGAAACTGAAGACACCAGTTGAAGAATGGGCactgctgaagactgaagaagaacCTGAAGTGGTCTTACCGAAACCGAAGACACCAGTTGAAGAAGGGGCactgctgaagactgaagaagaacctgaagaggtcgtaccagttgaagaaggggcactgctgaagactgaagaagaacCTGAAGAGGTCGTACCGAAACCGAAGACACCAGTTGAAGAAGGGGCactgctgaagactgaagaacctGAAGAGGTCGTAGGGAAACCGAAGACACCAGTTGAAGAAGGGGCactgctgaagactgaagaagaacCTGAAGAGGTCGTACCGAAACCGAAGACACCAGTTGAAGAAGGGGCactgctgaagactgaagaacctGAAGAGGTCGCACCGAAACTGAAGACACCAGTTGAAGAAGGGGCactgctgaagactgaagaagaacCTGAAGTGGTCGTACCGAATCTGAAGACACCAGTTGAAGAAGGGGCactgctgaagactgaagaagaacCTGAAGAGGTCGCACCGAAACTGAAGACACCAGTTGAAGAAGGGGCactgctgaagactgaagaagaacCTGAAGAGGTCGTACCGAAACTGAAGTCACCAGTTGAAGAAGGGGCactgctgaagactgaagaagaacCTGAACAGGTCGTACCGAAACTGAAGACTGGAGCAGCGGCAGCACCAGTTGAAGAAGTGGCACTGCTGAAGGAGCCGGTGGTTACTGAAGAAGAACCTGAAGAGCTCAAACCAGCACCAAAAACTGGAGCAGTTGCACCGCCGGTCGATCCAACTGCATTGattgaagaagaggaagaacTCACACCAAAACTAAATACGCCAGAAGTAGTAAAACTGCTGGAGCCACTTGCACTGCCGTTTGAAACGGCAGTAGGATTCACACCAAATAAACTAGATGTTGATACACATTatggaaaaaaaagaagaaaaaataattaggcAGTTACTGAATCTTGATACACATTATGGCAGCTCCGCTGGTAGCTAAGATCTCACATATATTTTCCCATTTAATAATTGCCCATCAAACAATTTCCAAGAACATATAATTTCACATACACGAACTGTGAAACTAACACATCTCGTTCAAGATAAATAGTTACTTCAATAATCACGTACCAAAAGCAGAATTCAGGCACAAAATCGAATACTTCGCACAAAATCACGAGCACACACGAAACAAACATTTGAAATCTCAGACGAAACTAAAGATTCGCAGCTAAAACCAAACCCTTAAAGCAAACGAAAAGAAATAACCTGATGTCTGGGGAGGAGCAGGAGGTGGCGGCGGCATGCGTTTTTTGCGGAAAACAGAATCGAAGAAGCGGCGCGCCACATACGAAATGAGCTTGGAGGCGGGGTCCACCACCAACTTCGTCAACCAGCTGCTGCCTCCATTGCCGGGGAAGGCGATGGCGGGGCGCTCGTAAGGCGTCGTCGTTTTGCGGAAGGGCTTCTTGCGAAACTTTCTCCCAGcacctcctcctccgccgccgccgtaaGCGGTGGTGGTGGCTCCGCCTTCTTCCGCCGTCGCCATTTGATTTAGAAAAATGGgtgtataatattaaatatatttatatataataaaaagatttaatttttttttgccctTTTTAGGAGCTTGCTACTTTGACATTGAGCTTGACCCCAAAAGTCAATATTTGTGAAATACCAAAATACTGTACTAAAAATTAGTATGAAATATTTTCCCTAAAAGGaaactattaattttttgaaggaaaatggaaTGATAATTGCATTTAAAATTCATAGCCAAAATAGTAAGAAGATATGTATTAATTTGCTAAATAAACCAGGTTATAAATTGTTGGTGGTGGCATTAATTTTGTGATTTGaaaattatgaatttgattATTTGAATCAATTAATGAGCCTTTAGGAACTTTAAATTTTAGAATTGGTTAAAGTTAGTTCATAAGTAGTAGAGCACTTGTTACTTGTTAGTTACTTAATAGTAAATTACAAAGAATTTGAAAATAAGATTGTAATTTGCATCTTCAAATTACACTCTATTCGTGATTTGGTTTCGAAAATGTCGACATTTcaatactcaaataattttttgttacttGCATAGACTTAAAATCTATTTAAACAATCTGATATAATACTCATAGATCGTCCCTCTTTTTATAAACACAttacttcttttctttttccttcattCGCCACAACAATCTATTTATCTTGAAATTAGAGGTCAGGCATCGCCTTCATCTTTATTCGCCACAGCCCAAAATCATTTTTTCCGGTGAATTTCTCGGCCTCAAACTTCGCCGTCGCCATCGTTACACTTACACCCCGCTGATTTCACCCTTCGATCctccttcccacagacggcgccagttgtaAGGGAGAATCAGCAAGAATCACCAAGAAACGAGCTAAGTATAGCGAGCAAAAACAATCCTACATCCATGGAAGGTAAACGGGAAAAGTATCATTGATCACAGAGTAACTCTCAatcaaaaacagaaaagaaTTATCTCTCAAGCTAAATCACATAGCTCAACTCTCTTCTTTTGACTCTCTGTTGTTTCTTCACTCATCAGAGAAAACTCTCTCTTGATACACACGAAAAGTAATAATATGGAATGAGAGAAAAGATAACAGGAAAAGAATAAAGCAGCAACAGTCTTGCAGCTCTAACTAACTCCCTATGCAAGATTTGCAAATAAGTCCCTAAACATTTTGCTAATGATGCAGACACCCCTCTCTACATATATGAAGCTTCATCATTTTGAACATCGAATTATCTTTTAATCATAATGTAAAAGAAAATTCATAAACACTTTATGATGTTTCTTCAACATTGAAAACACATAGACCTAACAAAGGATTTCAAACCAAAAACTGACAAAAAtacacaaacaaaacaaaaactagAATAGAACCATAATACATAAAACTTTCAACATGGAATTTCCCAAATTTTCAAACCTCAAAAGCTATAAAAAACTACTAgatccaaaaacaaaaaaaaaggtgcaacataaaatattttcttgatTTGGTATGAATCAACTCTGTTCCACAATGATCCAAACCTTCTGTCCCAAGGCACAGTAGTTAGACACATTGCATATGTAATAAGACACCCCTTTGAGGGGCAGAGGGATCGTTGCCGGGCCGTCGTAGGCGGCGTTGTACGGCTCGTCTCCGGTGCACCGGTCGAACTCGCCCCTCGACACTTGAAGCACGTTGTAGAGCCCCGAATCGAAGTCGAAATCTGCAGATATATGTATGTGAGAGTTTGTTTGATTTGGTGAAGAAAATTTGGAAATGGAAGTAGGTAGTTAAGTTAGTTAAGTTAGTTACAGAGAGAATCTCCGGTGTGGAAGGTGTAGGAAGAAGACCAGTTTTTGTAGAAGTTAATGGTGGGAGGGATTGACCAGATTGAATCTCCAACTCTATGCTGCAAAGCCTCTGAACTCCATAGGAGTAGTGCTGCAATTAACATCATCGTTGCAGCCattgctagagagagagagagagagagagagagagagagagagagagagagagagaggttgtgTGAAAAAACTGAAATGGTGGTTATCAATTTGCACGTTTTGGAAGCATTGCTTTTTATCTTGATTTCGTGTTGATGGTAGTTTACCATTggaaaaattgcacctaaatacacaaactttgccaaaaatccaaatttaacgcaaacttaggattttacattttaatacaccaatttaagaagttgttcaattttgacacaattttgaattccggccaccgggatattgacgtggcagccggaatcgccacgtcacacacacacacacactccaccctctctctctcacacctcactctctctctctctccacacgtcacccccccccccccccccccccgccctAAACCCTAATTGCTGTAGAACCGGCGATGGAGGACGGCGCGGAGGCCAGGTTCTACAGTGCATCCTCCATCAAATCCGGTACCCATCCAGCGCATCCCCCCACCCCCCCTTCCCTCCCGCCGTCAATTTGGATGTCCTAGGACGCGAAGAGATGGAGGTCTGTGGTGGTGATGACCACGGCTGGTTGTGGAAGGAGTAATGGCGGTGGCGGCGCGCGGTGGTTGAAATTGAGGTGGAATCGGGAAACGACTGGTGGAAATTGAGGTGGAATTGAAGCGGTGGTCGAATTGAGGTGGAATCGGCGACCGACTGAACGAAGTGACGGCTGTTTCCACCcgaagagagagaaatcggGAGGGAGGCCGCCATTTGTGAGAGGGAGGAGGCGGTGCTCTCGCCGTGGACGGTGTGAGGTGTGGGTTCTGTTGTGAGGTGCGGCCAGAGATTCGAGGGAGAGGGGCGGACCGGTGGTGGCTGGCTTCAGCTGCGGCGGCCGTCgggttctggggagggggaagtggcTGACGGCCGGAGGGAGGGTTTGTGGCTGTGGCTGACgacggggggaggggggagaggGGAGGTGACGtgtagagagtgagagagagtgggtGTGTGACGTGGCTGCGAAATTGGCATTCCGGCGTCCACGTCAGAGTGCCGGTCGCcggaattgaaaaatgtgtcaaaattgaacaacttcttaaattggtgtattaaaatgtaaaatcctaagtttacgttaaatttggattttcgacaaagtttgtgtatttaggtgcaattttccctttacCATTTGACGACTTTTTGATTTATCAACTCACTTtcctttattaaaaaaaagaaaaaa
This window encodes:
- the LOC131006117 gene encoding mavicyanin-like; translation: MAATMMLIAALLLWSSEALQHRVGDSIWSIPPTINFYKNWSSSYTFHTGDSLYFDFDSGLYNVLQVSRGEFDRCTGDEPYNAAYDGPATIPLPLKGVSYYICNVSNYCALGQKVWIIVEQS
- the LOC131013059 gene encoding uncharacterized protein LOC131013059, which encodes MATAEEGGATTTAYGGGGGGGAGRKFRKKPFRKTTTPYERPAIAFPGNGGSSWLTKLVVDPASKLISYVARRFFDSVFRKKRMPPPPPAPPQTSVGSTGGATAPVFGAGLSSSGSSSVTTGSFSSATSSTGAAAAPVFSFGTTCSGSSSVFSSAPSSTGDFSFGTTSSGSSSVFSSAPSSTGVFSFGATSSGSSSVFSSAPSSTGVFRFGTTTSGSSSVFSSAPSSTGVFSFGATSSGSSVFSSAPSSTGVFGFGTTSSGSSSVFSSAPSSTGVFGFPTTSSGSSVFSSAPSSTGVFGFGTTSSGSSSVFSSAPSSTGTTSSGSSSVFSSAPSSTGVFGFGKTTSGSSSVFSSAHSSTGVFSFGATSSGSSSVFSSAPSSTGVFGFGTTSSGPSSVFSSAPSSTGVFGFGTTSSGSSSVFSSAPSSTGTTSSGSSSVFSSAPSSTGVFGFGTTSSGSSSVFSSAPSSTGVFSFPTTSSGSSVFSSAPSSTGVFGFGTTSSGSSSVFSSAPSSTGTTSSGSSSVFSSAPSSTGVFGFGTTSSGSSSVFSSAPSSTGVFSFPTTSSGSSVFSSAPSSTGVFGFGTTSSGSSSVFSSAPSSTGTTSSGSSSVFSSAPSSTGVFGFGMTSSGSSSVFSSAPSSTGTTSSGSSSVFSSAPSSTGVFGFGTTSSGSSSVFSSAPSSTGVFSFPTTSSGSSVFSSAPSSTGVFGFGTTSSGSSSVFSSAPSSTGTTSSGSSLVFSSAPSSTGVFGFGTTSSGSSSCPFINWCLRFRYDLFRFFFSLQ
- the LOC131006116 gene encoding mavicyanin-like, whose amino-acid sequence is MAATMMLIAALLLWSSEALQHRVGDSIWSIPPTINFYKNWSSSYTFHTGDTLYFDFDSGLYNVLQVSRGEFDRCTGDEPYNAAYDGPATIPLPLEGVSYYVCNVSNYCALGQKVWIIVEQS